One segment of Cerasicoccus sp. TK19100 DNA contains the following:
- a CDS encoding response regulator: protein MTTVTPTKIIIVEDHEVVRIGLRQLISDCEEFEILGEAGNCRDAMEVYTKTKPDIVLLDLMLPDGNGVELCKRMRASDHRAKILVLTSCEDDRAIFDAFAQGIDGYILKNINGEAIISALQDVSAGKSILDPSVTAHVVNHMRDSNQSKQEDLVETLSAQERRVLEQVAKGLTNKEVAVELKLSEKTVKNYFSNVLSKLYASRRTEAAALYWSYVRRREGFQYPGNAR, encoded by the coding sequence ATGACAACCGTTACACCGACTAAAATCATCATCGTGGAAGACCACGAGGTGGTGCGTATTGGACTCCGTCAATTAATCAGTGATTGTGAGGAGTTTGAAATTCTCGGCGAGGCTGGCAATTGCCGCGATGCCATGGAAGTTTATACTAAGACTAAGCCGGACATCGTCCTGCTGGACCTCATGCTGCCCGATGGCAATGGCGTCGAGCTCTGTAAGCGCATGCGCGCCAGCGATCACCGTGCCAAGATTCTAGTCCTGACCTCTTGTGAGGACGACCGCGCCATTTTTGATGCATTCGCTCAAGGCATCGATGGCTACATCCTCAAAAACATTAACGGCGAAGCGATCATCTCTGCGCTACAGGATGTCTCCGCCGGCAAAAGCATTCTCGATCCTTCCGTTACCGCCCACGTGGTCAACCACATGCGCGACTCCAATCAGAGCAAGCAGGAGGACCTAGTGGAAACCCTTTCCGCACAGGAGCGTCGTGTTCTGGAGCAAGTTGCCAAAGGCCTGACCAACAAGGAAGTAGCCGTGGAGCTGAAACTGAGCGAAAAGACCGTTAAGAATTACTTCAGCAACGTCTTGAGCAAACTTTACGCCTCGCGCCGCACCGAAGCCGCTGCCCTCTACTGGAGCTACGTGCGCCGCCGCGAAGGCTTCCAATACCCCGGCAACGCGCGTTAA
- a CDS encoding histidine kinase, translating into MNPGISIWNRLLSFMVVMLAFVGALLFWQFRTEKKNSEELLRTAVSQRQATLQRVNRIVSRSMENFALEQSRSTLGDAPTLDAIQPIAQNANVDVVGYYQTDGDVAVIHDLKRGSTGQRPMISKASLDFLITNGEKALFFELTPQGPLQCAFTPLAADANGAPSGYLIVGRFWDRLFMTNLGMSAETLIQRIPIAAINETPTGFFNDGQEYRVTEIGVGAMGQPVLAYTATFGLNQELTLLQKNRNQLRQISFAIIGVMTLFFAVLWKWLAYPIRLVSEALETDDPTVLKPILNEDYDWARIAQRLTEASEARLQLTREVQRQQEEVRISEENARVRESLARDLHDGVIQSVYAVGLQLERAHMMTSRNPDKAKERINECKDSLNGIIGELRGFIRGLTPAPLQGKSLQDALEQLVIHTRKSTEANIHIHISPEACKSLNTAKSLEIYQLSRELLSNAIRHAQAKNIHVRLLFENDSVDLLVFDDGIGMTEGDGRPDSRGMTNIRERTRQIGANVKFSKNSPQGTRIRIILPLNKP; encoded by the coding sequence ATGAATCCAGGAATCAGCATTTGGAACCGCCTGCTAAGTTTCATGGTGGTAATGCTGGCGTTTGTAGGGGCGCTACTCTTTTGGCAATTTCGCACTGAAAAGAAAAACAGCGAAGAATTGCTGCGCACCGCCGTGTCCCAACGGCAGGCGACACTCCAGCGCGTGAACCGCATCGTGTCGCGCTCCATGGAGAATTTTGCACTCGAGCAAAGCCGTTCCACTCTCGGCGATGCTCCTACCCTGGACGCGATCCAGCCCATTGCCCAAAATGCAAACGTGGATGTCGTGGGCTACTACCAAACCGATGGAGATGTCGCGGTAATTCATGACTTGAAACGTGGTAGCACGGGCCAGAGACCCATGATCAGTAAGGCGTCGCTCGACTTCCTGATCACCAATGGCGAGAAAGCGCTGTTTTTTGAATTAACGCCGCAAGGGCCGCTTCAGTGTGCCTTTACCCCGCTGGCAGCCGATGCAAATGGCGCGCCGAGCGGCTACCTGATTGTCGGGCGCTTTTGGGATCGTTTGTTTATGACGAACCTCGGCATGTCGGCCGAAACATTGATCCAACGCATTCCCATTGCCGCGATCAATGAGACCCCTACTGGCTTTTTCAATGACGGCCAGGAATATCGCGTTACGGAGATCGGCGTTGGCGCGATGGGCCAGCCCGTCTTGGCCTACACGGCAACTTTTGGACTTAACCAAGAGCTCACGCTGCTGCAAAAGAACCGAAATCAACTGCGACAAATTTCCTTCGCGATCATCGGCGTCATGACGCTCTTCTTTGCCGTGCTTTGGAAATGGCTCGCATACCCCATTAGACTCGTATCCGAGGCGCTGGAAACCGATGACCCCACGGTCCTCAAACCCATCCTCAATGAAGACTACGACTGGGCGCGCATCGCCCAACGCCTTACCGAGGCCAGCGAGGCGCGTCTTCAGTTGACGCGCGAAGTCCAGCGCCAACAGGAAGAAGTCCGCATCAGCGAGGAAAATGCCCGCGTGCGCGAGTCACTTGCGCGTGACTTGCATGACGGCGTCATCCAAAGCGTGTATGCCGTTGGCCTGCAGCTAGAACGGGCACACATGATGACTTCCCGGAATCCCGACAAAGCCAAGGAGCGCATCAATGAATGCAAGGACAGCCTCAATGGCATTATCGGCGAGTTGCGCGGCTTCATTCGCGGGCTAACCCCTGCCCCGCTCCAGGGTAAGAGCTTGCAAGATGCGCTTGAGCAACTGGTTATTCACACGCGTAAAAGCACAGAGGCCAACATCCATATCCACATTTCCCCCGAAGCTTGCAAATCGCTCAACACCGCGAAATCGCTGGAAATTTATCAGCTTTCACGCGAACTCCTGAGCAACGCAATTCGCCATGCCCAAGCGAAGAATATCCATGTGCGGCTCCTCTTTGAGAATGACTCCGTCGATCTACTCGTGTTCGACGACGGTATTGGCATGACTGAGGGCGATGGCCGTCCGGACAGCCGAGGCATGACCAACATCCGAGAACGGACTCGACAAATCGGCGCAAATGTTAAATTCTCGAAAAATAGCCCCCAAGGTACAAGGATTAGAATAATTCTGCCGTTAAATAAACCATGA
- a CDS encoding PulJ/GspJ family protein, whose translation MTLVEVMVAMSLVAMVMGAAFAALRPAMLASENSRLNVTANEILLAEMERVRGMGWGEVIKLENEGPFQTSVTDPRISTAVFIQEHNNREDQLEVILEVNWLDASGKQQQARVVTLVTKYGISA comes from the coding sequence ATGACACTGGTAGAGGTCATGGTAGCCATGTCCCTTGTGGCCATGGTGATGGGCGCTGCCTTCGCAGCGCTTCGCCCGGCTATGCTCGCGTCGGAAAACAGTCGGCTAAACGTCACGGCCAACGAGATCTTACTCGCGGAAATGGAGCGTGTGCGCGGCATGGGCTGGGGCGAAGTCATTAAGCTCGAAAATGAGGGGCCGTTCCAAACGTCCGTTACCGATCCCCGCATCTCGACCGCAGTTTTCATTCAAGAACACAATAATCGCGAAGATCAGCTGGAGGTTATTCTCGAGGTCAACTGGTTAGACGCCAGCGGCAAGCAGCAGCAGGCACGTGTTGTCACTTTGGTCACCAAATACGGAATCAGTGCGTAA
- a CDS encoding type IV pilus modification PilV family protein, producing the protein MILHSKWRVGVTLIEVMVGMVIISLVFLSTMATLSIGFRASENARLNADAQFWLESELESIRSLDWSEIEALQSKYDLYKEEGKALSFTNSGTDPRLTSSLAIADRNGRSDQVEITLSVAWTDKKGKTHDANMVTLVTQSGVSAS; encoded by the coding sequence ATGATCTTGCACAGTAAATGGCGCGTTGGTGTTACCCTGATCGAAGTCATGGTGGGGATGGTAATCATCTCCCTGGTCTTTCTATCCACCATGGCAACGCTATCCATCGGCTTTCGCGCTTCCGAAAATGCCCGTTTAAATGCTGATGCCCAATTTTGGCTTGAGTCCGAGTTGGAGTCCATTCGCTCGTTGGATTGGAGCGAGATTGAGGCGCTCCAGAGCAAATATGATCTCTACAAGGAGGAGGGCAAGGCTCTCTCCTTTACCAACAGTGGGACGGATCCCCGGCTAACCAGCTCGTTGGCAATTGCGGATAGAAACGGTCGCTCAGACCAAGTCGAAATCACACTGTCGGTCGCATGGACCGACAAGAAAGGTAAAACTCATGACGCCAACATGGTCACACTCGTCACGCAAAGTGGCGTCTCGGCATCGTAA
- a CDS encoding PilW family protein: protein MRNHPTVRQHRRQGFTMVELMVASSIALVVFAVGFTAMLRFSRVHYSLATQADLDRDFRYAINWITDDIRGLQSIEIEELTDEEIENGEIPKVTIFLPSIRNANGVQPATTKVIYLVGDDQVLRRQYAEFSSSGQLLNNKSTRLLEGVTDMQFDRVFGTSSFDLTITSSRQAGGQAYEKNLTTRVASRN from the coding sequence GTGCGTAACCACCCTACAGTTCGCCAACATCGACGCCAGGGCTTCACCATGGTGGAGCTGATGGTCGCCTCCAGTATCGCGCTGGTGGTCTTCGCGGTTGGGTTCACGGCGATGCTACGCTTCAGCCGTGTGCACTACAGCTTGGCGACGCAGGCGGATCTCGACCGCGATTTCCGCTATGCGATCAACTGGATCACTGATGACATCCGCGGTTTGCAGTCGATTGAGATCGAAGAATTAACCGATGAGGAGATCGAGAACGGCGAAATTCCGAAGGTCACCATTTTCCTGCCTTCCATTAGAAATGCCAACGGTGTTCAACCCGCCACGACGAAGGTTATTTACCTGGTTGGCGACGATCAGGTGCTGCGTCGCCAATACGCGGAGTTTTCCAGCAGCGGGCAGCTGTTGAATAACAAAAGCACGCGCTTGCTTGAGGGCGTGACCGACATGCAGTTCGATCGCGTTTTTGGCACGTCGTCTTTTGATCTGACGATTACCTCCAGTCGGCAGGCCGGTGGCCAAGCCTACGAGAAAAATCTTACTACCCGAGTTGCATCCCGAAACTGA
- a CDS encoding PulJ/GspJ family protein encodes MTPTWSHSSRKVASRHRKQSGFTLTEVMIAVAIAAFVLTGAVSMFIQFSKTNLSMAARSEFDRQMRTTLQQMSLDTRIAATARVSGHSQIALTKPGAGSSDIVYYVYNSKTHELQRSVGAGNYRTLLDNVSNFTVNQSGDTVSYSITFSKDVGDRNITLDRDVTFRMRN; translated from the coding sequence ATGACGCCAACATGGTCACACTCGTCACGCAAAGTGGCGTCTCGGCATCGTAAGCAATCCGGTTTCACGCTCACGGAAGTCATGATTGCAGTTGCGATCGCGGCCTTCGTGCTCACCGGGGCGGTTTCGATGTTTATTCAGTTTTCAAAGACAAATCTCAGCATGGCGGCGCGGTCGGAGTTTGACCGGCAAATGCGCACGACGCTACAGCAGATGTCGTTGGACACCCGTATTGCCGCAACGGCGAGAGTGTCTGGCCACAGCCAGATTGCCTTAACCAAGCCTGGTGCTGGCAGCAGCGATATCGTTTACTACGTCTATAATTCAAAAACCCATGAGCTACAGCGCTCGGTTGGGGCGGGAAATTACCGGACATTGCTGGACAACGTTTCAAATTTCACCGTGAACCAATCCGGGGACACGGTCAGTTATTCCATCACTTTTAGTAAGGATGTGGGCGATCGTAACATCACCCTGGATCGCGACGTCACCTTCCGCATGAGGAATTAA
- a CDS encoding DUF7305 domain-containing protein codes for MKSTKLSRILSVFILAGLVSVSIPYVEAKNDKSNGNGNGNSGGNGNGNGSGSGTGGSETGGGDTGGSDTGTGSSGGSGNDTGGSSSGGTNQGNGSSSGNGNGNGSGNSGGSGTGSSGNSDSGGTGTGGGSSGGGSLGDTLGGVIDAVTSGVYSKKSGNGANAVTTIYAAGTPDNPSVIHFRENFSLPNAVKIVGHAVIVADQGFDFQNRDIQISPNSSLKMYAQGPLSLQGNADVNTLSVPSNFLIYGTGGEGQTIGLGGNAGLSAVIYAPDADFSIKGTSGMFGAVIANTITNNGQGSTNHLFNGLNYDEALQDMTLADDSMYMEDYNIVKANDSFDGDAKLGTYEDFFSKF; via the coding sequence ATGAAATCTACCAAACTCAGCCGAATCCTTTCGGTCTTCATTCTCGCCGGTCTCGTTTCGGTATCGATCCCTTACGTCGAAGCCAAAAACGATAAAAGCAACGGCAATGGTAACGGCAACAGTGGGGGCAACGGCAATGGCAATGGCAGCGGCTCAGGCACCGGAGGTTCCGAAACGGGCGGTGGTGACACCGGAGGTTCCGATACGGGCACTGGCAGTTCCGGCGGCTCGGGCAACGACACAGGGGGATCAAGCTCCGGCGGGACGAATCAAGGCAACGGTTCCAGCTCTGGCAACGGCAACGGAAATGGCTCCGGCAATTCGGGCGGCTCGGGCACGGGTAGCTCCGGCAATTCTGATTCCGGTGGTACTGGCACGGGCGGTGGTTCCTCCGGCGGGGGCAGCTTGGGTGATACTCTGGGCGGCGTTATTGATGCGGTAACCAGCGGAGTCTATTCGAAAAAATCCGGAAATGGGGCCAATGCGGTGACGACGATTTATGCTGCAGGTACGCCGGATAATCCGAGCGTTATTCATTTCAGGGAAAATTTTTCGCTGCCGAATGCCGTCAAGATCGTGGGCCACGCGGTCATCGTTGCGGACCAAGGCTTTGATTTTCAGAACCGCGACATTCAAATATCGCCCAATTCTTCCCTGAAAATGTATGCGCAAGGTCCGCTATCGCTTCAGGGAAATGCGGATGTGAATACGTTGTCGGTCCCCTCCAATTTCTTGATTTACGGCACGGGTGGGGAAGGGCAGACGATTGGTTTGGGCGGGAATGCTGGGCTTTCGGCGGTTATTTATGCCCCGGATGCGGACTTCTCAATCAAGGGCACTTCCGGGATGTTTGGTGCCGTGATCGCCAATACCATCACGAACAACGGCCAAGGCTCAACGAATCACCTCTTTAATGGTCTCAACTACGACGAGGCTCTGCAGGATATGACGCTGGCCGATGATTCCATGTACATGGAAGACTACAACATTGTGAAGGCAAATGATAGCTTTGACGGCGACGCCAAGCTGGGCACCTACGAGGATTTCTTTTCCAAGTTTTAG
- a CDS encoding DUF7305 domain-containing protein has translation MKRRSLPRRRGSALMLAVILSAILAVISASYLKMAGNESRNSHLSFMRNAALNLAEAGAEEAIWALNNDDTSSWKSLSSNIIYKNSTGFDLKMAKDTQIQMIIVDSATDPILLTRGLINMPDGSRMDKFIRIELTPRSVAPNGLTAKDSITFSGGNVTFDAYDSNSTNLLGSLEDAGTVATTSIINDAANISNSSVMGGVATGGGTVALGPNAKVFDASDVNNYGSPTHIPAGYVNPNLVTSDFRSDFPDMTAPSATNSVGTISNNMSLGSGTYVADAISLNSNKKLHITGDVKLVVKGDVKISGNGTGGIYVDQTNGSLELYVAGDMDVGGNGFVNLNTNSYDPTPLGDFGVVPDLGVYPKPEKMLIFGIGDSSQSISYHGNATLSGVIYAPNAAVSLKGGGSGGEVLGAIVANTIKVTGTYGFHYDVQLKNLFFDEDSYRMKSWSELLTANDKQKFRDIFDKL, from the coding sequence ATGAAACGTAGATCACTTCCCCGCCGTCGCGGCTCAGCCCTCATGCTTGCGGTAATTCTGTCTGCGATTCTCGCCGTCATCAGCGCTTCATACTTAAAGATGGCCGGCAATGAGTCGCGCAATTCACACCTGTCCTTCATGCGCAATGCCGCGCTAAATCTCGCCGAGGCTGGAGCCGAAGAAGCCATTTGGGCACTCAACAATGATGACACATCCTCTTGGAAATCGCTTTCGAGCAATATAATCTACAAAAATAGCACCGGCTTCGACCTCAAGATGGCTAAGGATACGCAAATCCAAATGATCATCGTCGACTCGGCCACGGACCCTATTCTGCTGACCCGCGGGTTGATCAATATGCCGGATGGTAGCCGCATGGATAAATTTATCCGCATAGAACTGACCCCACGGTCAGTGGCCCCCAACGGACTGACCGCCAAAGATTCCATTACGTTCTCCGGCGGTAATGTGACCTTCGATGCCTATGATTCGAATTCCACGAATCTGCTTGGTAGTCTGGAAGATGCTGGCACTGTGGCCACCACGAGTATAATCAACGACGCCGCCAACATTTCCAACAGCTCCGTCATGGGTGGCGTCGCAACTGGCGGTGGCACCGTAGCCCTGGGCCCCAATGCCAAAGTATTTGATGCCAGCGATGTAAACAACTACGGCTCCCCGACCCATATTCCCGCCGGCTATGTGAATCCAAATCTGGTCACCAGTGACTTCCGTTCCGACTTCCCGGACATGACTGCGCCTTCCGCAACCAACTCCGTCGGCACGATTAGTAACAACATGTCACTGGGCAGTGGAACCTATGTGGCTGATGCTATCTCACTGAACAGCAACAAGAAGCTCCACATCACCGGTGATGTAAAACTCGTCGTGAAGGGGGACGTAAAAATCTCCGGCAACGGAACCGGGGGCATTTATGTCGACCAAACTAATGGCTCACTGGAGCTCTATGTCGCAGGCGATATGGACGTTGGCGGCAATGGCTTCGTCAATTTGAATACCAATAGCTATGACCCGACACCTTTAGGAGACTTCGGCGTCGTCCCGGATCTGGGTGTTTATCCCAAGCCAGAAAAAATGCTCATCTTCGGCATCGGAGATTCATCGCAGTCCATCAGCTACCATGGCAACGCCACTTTGTCCGGAGTCATCTATGCGCCCAACGCTGCCGTTAGCCTTAAGGGTGGTGGCAGCGGCGGCGAAGTCCTTGGTGCCATTGTCGCCAATACCATCAAGGTTACCGGAACGTATGGCTTTCACTACGACGTGCAGTTGAAAAACCTGTTCTTCGACGAGGATTCCTACCGTATGAAAAGCTGGAGCGAACTGCTAACAGCAAACGACAAGCAGAAATTCCGCGACATTTTCGACAAGCTCTAA
- a CDS encoding PilW family protein: MERRASVITTRAFSKRTKGFTIMEIMISTALLGFLMAGLVSTFVFMLRSSVSLGNYADMNRDGTYFLERFGREIRMTSNVITAADNSFTIDVDSTSGTERITYSYLSSSGELVRVNNTTSSKKVMLDNISGIKIEYYNILGDLTTNINEVKSIQLRVDLTRNNMRDDNTDHIISARYNMRNRIITN; encoded by the coding sequence ATGGAAAGGAGGGCCTCAGTGATTACTACACGCGCGTTTTCTAAGCGGACCAAAGGGTTCACGATTATGGAAATCATGATTTCCACGGCCCTGCTCGGCTTCCTCATGGCGGGCCTGGTCAGCACGTTTGTATTCATGCTGCGCAGCTCGGTCTCCCTCGGCAATTACGCTGATATGAATCGCGACGGAACGTATTTCCTGGAGCGGTTTGGACGTGAAATCCGCATGACTTCAAACGTCATCACTGCGGCTGATAACAGCTTTACCATTGATGTCGATAGCACATCTGGAACGGAGCGCATCACCTACTCCTACCTCAGTTCCTCCGGTGAATTGGTTCGAGTAAACAACACAACCAGCAGCAAAAAAGTCATGCTGGATAACATCAGCGGCATTAAAATCGAATACTACAATATTCTCGGCGACTTAACGACGAATATCAACGAGGTGAAATCAATCCAGCTGCGCGTCGACCTCACGCGCAACAACATGCGCGATGACAACACGGACCACATCATCTCCGCTCGTTACAACATGCGCAACCGCATCATTACCAACTAA
- a CDS encoding DUF7305 domain-containing protein, with amino-acid sequence MNKQKHKFSGRVLVKLLLFLGCFISVAAWAAKDDNPGKGPVKKLIDDAADVVMGTTTDVAETLSGITIGGTSSYPEYYHLKEDVDLGDVTFDGPTVIVADQNITISGNPVITVNGRVTIYFNGDFTVNGTASINNEGRPANLKLYATREFDEETMTDELRQKISLNGDVDFAGVIYAPEAMFVSNGGGGKGAMYGALLAYNATFNGKPGPFHYDESLANETLPDQPFNTSGYRPIRDPNTQLVDNDPNLGTYNQFIDGFFGG; translated from the coding sequence ATGAACAAGCAAAAGCACAAATTTTCCGGCCGGGTCCTCGTCAAGCTCCTGCTGTTTCTTGGGTGCTTTATTTCTGTCGCCGCTTGGGCCGCGAAGGATGACAATCCAGGAAAGGGTCCCGTCAAGAAATTGATCGATGATGCGGCGGACGTGGTCATGGGCACCACGACCGATGTTGCAGAGACATTGAGTGGTATCACCATTGGCGGTACCTCCAGCTATCCGGAATATTACCACTTGAAAGAGGATGTCGATCTGGGCGATGTCACGTTCGACGGCCCTACGGTCATTGTTGCCGATCAAAACATCACCATCAGCGGTAATCCAGTCATCACGGTCAATGGCCGGGTGACGATATATTTCAATGGCGATTTTACCGTTAATGGCACGGCTTCGATCAACAACGAAGGTCGCCCCGCGAATCTTAAGCTCTATGCGACGCGTGAGTTCGATGAGGAGACCATGACCGACGAACTGCGCCAGAAAATCAGTTTAAATGGTGATGTCGACTTCGCGGGTGTCATCTATGCGCCCGAGGCGATGTTCGTCTCCAACGGCGGCGGCGGAAAAGGGGCGATGTATGGCGCTTTGCTTGCCTACAACGCCACCTTCAACGGCAAGCCAGGCCCATTCCACTACGACGAATCCCTGGCCAACGAAACGCTGCCAGACCAGCCGTTCAACACATCCGGCTATCGCCCGATTCGTGACCCGAATACGCAGCTTGTGGACAACGATCCCAACCTGGGCACCTACAACCAGTTTATCGACGGCTTCTTCGGCGGGTAA